A stretch of Sphingomicrobium flavum DNA encodes these proteins:
- a CDS encoding quinone-dependent dihydroorotate dehydrogenase, whose amino-acid sequence MMYGLLKPAIFALDPERAHRASIRALGLLPDRPVPAFDTRLGQEVAGLHFPSPVGLAAGYDKDAEAHSAMLGFGFGFVEVGTLTPRPQAGNPKPRLFRLVEDRAVINRMGFNNGGQEAAARRLAKRDRKRGLVGINVGANKDSEDRIADYAAGVERMAPLADYLTINISSPNTPGLRQLQDEGALRDLLQAVGGARGDNGPPVFLKVAPDLEADDPERIARVAIDEGVNALIVANTTIDRPDSLKSKQRGEAGGLSGRPLGKKALAALRAFRAASGGQIPLIAAGGIESGADAEARIRAGASLIQIYSAFVYRGPGLAMRIAGDLAQRMEEEGVASIADWVGSE is encoded by the coding sequence ATGATGTACGGCCTTTTGAAACCCGCCATTTTTGCGCTCGACCCCGAACGCGCGCATCGCGCCTCGATCCGAGCGCTCGGCCTGCTGCCAGATCGCCCCGTGCCGGCCTTCGACACCCGTCTGGGGCAGGAGGTGGCGGGGCTGCATTTCCCTTCGCCGGTCGGACTCGCCGCCGGATATGACAAGGATGCCGAGGCGCATTCGGCGATGCTGGGCTTCGGCTTCGGCTTTGTCGAAGTGGGCACGCTGACCCCGCGCCCGCAGGCGGGCAATCCCAAGCCGCGCCTGTTCCGGCTGGTCGAGGACCGCGCGGTGATCAACCGCATGGGTTTCAACAATGGCGGGCAGGAAGCAGCGGCTAGGCGGCTGGCGAAGCGCGATCGCAAGCGCGGGCTGGTCGGCATCAATGTCGGCGCCAACAAGGATAGCGAGGACCGCATCGCCGATTATGCCGCGGGCGTGGAGCGCATGGCGCCGCTCGCCGACTATCTGACGATCAATATTTCCTCCCCCAATACGCCGGGGCTTCGGCAGTTGCAGGATGAGGGCGCCCTGCGCGACCTGTTGCAGGCCGTAGGCGGGGCGCGCGGCGACAATGGGCCGCCGGTCTTCCTGAAGGTCGCGCCCGATCTGGAGGCCGACGATCCCGAGCGCATCGCCAGGGTGGCGATCGACGAGGGCGTGAATGCGCTGATCGTGGCCAACACCACGATCGACCGGCCCGACAGCTTAAAGTCGAAGCAGCGCGGTGAGGCGGGCGGGCTGTCCGGGCGGCCGCTGGGCAAGAAGGCGCTGGCGGCATTGCGCGCTTTCCGCGCCGCCTCGGGCGGGCAGATCCCGCTCATCGCGGCGGGGGGAATTGAAAGCGGGGCCGATGCCGAAGCGCGCATCCGTGCAGGGGCCAGCCTGATCCAGATCTATTCGGCATTCGTCTATCGCGGGCCGGGGCTGGCCATGCGCATCGCGGGGGACCTTGCCCAGCGCATGGAGGAAGAAGGGGTCGCCAGCATTGCCGACTGGGTCGGAAGCGAGTAG
- a CDS encoding SUF system Fe-S cluster assembly regulator, protein MRLTHLADYAVVMMTAAARRDAGERWSAAEIAGETGVPAPTAQKIMQSLAKAGLLDSQRGSAGGYTLARAVPDISLADIIEAVEGPIAMTQCAETGISDCALDQHCKVKPHMNIVGAKVRGALDAVSLAELSQ, encoded by the coding sequence ATGCGCCTGACCCATCTTGCCGACTATGCGGTCGTGATGATGACCGCCGCCGCCCGCCGCGATGCGGGGGAGCGCTGGTCCGCGGCTGAAATTGCGGGCGAGACCGGCGTCCCCGCTCCCACCGCGCAAAAGATCATGCAGTCGCTCGCCAAGGCCGGCCTGCTCGACAGCCAGCGCGGCTCGGCCGGCGGCTATACGCTGGCGCGCGCGGTTCCCGACATCAGCCTGGCCGACATCATCGAGGCGGTCGAAGGCCCCATCGCCATGACCCAGTGCGCCGAAACCGGCATTTCGGACTGCGCGCTCGACCAGCATTGCAAGGTAAAGCCCCATATGAACATTGTCGGCGCCAAGGTGCGCGGCGCCCTCGACGCGGTCAGCCTGGCGGAGCTTTCGCAATGA
- a CDS encoding DUF885 domain-containing protein, whose translation MTRLALLAASTSLLAACATTDRQMEEGLDAAVAAAEAAVMADGRQGDESGETQEDLVAAELSQLFESYDQQRLALSPMGKAYRGIIDEDYATLGDYSDANDDALLAIQRATAATLRSYDRAALNAQDQISYDLFLRDLAVEEREEPFDGYGYIFNQMNGLQSGLPAFMINIHRVSEPVHAEAYIARLADMARVLDERRSESAARAANGIMPPDWVYPYVLKDIDNLLKADLETAMLQDFRGKVSELDIGTDAKAKLISRAESVWSGQTAPAFDRLRGELTRQQAMAPTDDGVWRLPNGAAYYRTLLKRYTNSDMTPDQVHQIGLDNVARIHGEMRKIMDQVGFKGSLQDFFQYTRNDPRFFAKSREEYLAKAEAALDKMNARLPQYFGLLPQFPMVIKPVEAFREQSAGKAFYQSPAPDGSRPGTYYVNLYDLNAMSLNELEALAYHEGNPGHHLQRAIQTGLGDLPPFRRFGGQTAYTEGWGLYSEELGKDMGFYTDPYSDFGRLGMELWRAARLVVDTGLHHKRWSREEAIQYLTDNTPNPDGDIRKAIERYIVYPGQATAYMIGKLKIMELRQYAMDELGDDFDWREFHDTVLATGPIPLDMLDANVKAWVAAKKNN comes from the coding sequence ATGACCCGCCTCGCCCTCCTCGCCGCCTCGACCAGCCTGCTCGCCGCCTGTGCGACTACCGATCGCCAGATGGAAGAAGGTCTCGACGCTGCCGTCGCTGCAGCGGAAGCCGCCGTCATGGCGGATGGACGACAGGGTGACGAAAGTGGGGAGACGCAAGAAGATCTGGTCGCGGCCGAACTGTCCCAGCTCTTCGAGAGCTATGACCAGCAGCGGCTCGCCCTCTCCCCCATGGGCAAGGCCTATCGCGGCATCATCGATGAAGATTATGCCACGCTCGGCGACTATTCGGACGCCAATGACGATGCGCTGCTCGCCATCCAGCGCGCCACCGCCGCCACGCTGCGCAGCTACGATCGCGCCGCGCTCAATGCGCAGGACCAGATTTCCTACGACCTTTTCCTGCGCGACCTGGCGGTGGAAGAGCGCGAAGAGCCGTTCGATGGCTATGGCTATATCTTCAACCAGATGAACGGGCTGCAATCGGGGCTGCCCGCCTTCATGATCAACATCCACCGCGTGTCCGAACCCGTCCATGCCGAAGCCTATATCGCCCGCCTCGCCGACATGGCGCGCGTGCTCGACGAGCGCCGCAGCGAGAGCGCCGCGCGCGCGGCCAACGGCATCATGCCGCCCGACTGGGTCTATCCCTATGTCCTTAAGGACATCGATAACCTGCTGAAGGCCGATCTGGAAACGGCAATGCTGCAAGATTTCCGGGGCAAGGTGAGCGAACTGGATATTGGTACCGACGCAAAGGCAAAGCTGATCAGCCGCGCTGAATCCGTCTGGTCAGGCCAGACCGCCCCCGCCTTCGACCGGCTGCGGGGCGAACTCACCCGCCAGCAGGCGATGGCGCCTACCGATGACGGCGTGTGGCGCCTGCCCAATGGCGCGGCCTATTATCGCACGCTTTTGAAGCGCTACACCAATAGCGACATGACCCCCGATCAGGTCCACCAGATCGGGCTCGACAATGTCGCACGCATCCACGGCGAAATGCGCAAGATCATGGACCAGGTCGGCTTTAAAGGCAGCCTCCAGGATTTCTTCCAATATACCCGCAACGACCCGCGTTTCTTCGCCAAGAGCCGTGAGGAATATCTCGCCAAGGCCGAGGCCGCGCTGGACAAGATGAATGCGCGGCTGCCCCAATATTTCGGGCTGCTGCCCCAATTCCCGATGGTGATCAAACCGGTCGAAGCCTTCCGCGAGCAATCTGCGGGCAAGGCCTTCTACCAGTCCCCCGCCCCCGATGGCTCCCGCCCCGGCACCTATTATGTCAACCTTTATGATCTCAACGCCATGAGCCTCAACGAGCTTGAGGCGCTGGCCTATCATGAAGGCAATCCCGGCCATCACCTCCAGCGCGCGATCCAGACTGGGCTTGGCGACTTGCCGCCCTTCCGCCGCTTCGGCGGGCAGACCGCCTATACCGAAGGCTGGGGCCTTTATTCGGAAGAATTGGGCAAGGATATGGGCTTTTACACCGATCCCTATTCCGACTTTGGCCGCCTCGGCATGGAGCTGTGGCGCGCCGCACGCCTGGTCGTCGATACCGGCCTCCACCACAAGCGGTGGAGCCGCGAGGAAGCGATTCAATATCTCACCGACAATACCCCCAACCCCGATGGCGATATCCGCAAGGCGATTGAACGCTATATCGTCTATCCTGGCCAGGCGACGGCCTACATGATCGGCAAGCTGAAGATCATGGAGCTGCGCCAATATGCCATGGACGAACTGGGCGATGATTTCGACTGGCGCGAATTTCACGATACCGTGCTCGCCACCGGCCCCATCCCGCTCGACATGCTCGATGCCAATGTGAAGGCTTGGGTGGCGGCGAAGAAAAACAACTGA
- the ggt gene encoding gamma-glutamyltransferase, whose amino-acid sequence MMTRFLPFAALLLASCVTAPQPTSSFSTGAVSSAEPRATAAGEEILAKGGSATDAALAVLVALSVVEPQSSGIGGGGFLVRSDANGNVTTYDGREMAPSAAGPNWFLGPDGQPMGFRSVVPGGRSVGVPGNIALMKLAHDKHGKLAWHELFQPAIRLARGGFPMTRRLRNTLESRKDVAALLTSGRDIYYDASGEPLAEGAMIRNPAKADMLERIAALGPEAFYSGQNAEAIATTVNYTKTAPAPLTAEDVGRYVAKERAPVCGGYRGYKICSMGPPSSGATTVLQIVKLLEPFDMKGMGKDDPRSWHLIAEASRLAYADRGQYLGDGDFVSVPVAGLVDDAYLRERAARIRLDSVMGDVTHGTPPGALAIMASGMEPDENGTSHFAVADGAGNVVSLTSTIESAFGSGLIVNGYYLNNELTDFSFRPTGDDGRPVANAVAAGKRPRSSMSPAIVFDPKGRPVLAVGAAGGSTIITQTAKNIIAFIDWDLSAQQAIDLRNIYSPGNTIQLEEGDGSEALATALRAMGHQVDVIRPRFKANAVEKVNGRWVAATDPRTQKDVSP is encoded by the coding sequence ATGATGACCCGATTCCTGCCCTTTGCGGCGCTATTGCTGGCTTCCTGCGTCACCGCGCCGCAGCCGACATCCTCCTTCTCCACCGGCGCGGTTTCGAGCGCTGAACCCCGCGCCACCGCGGCGGGCGAGGAGATATTGGCCAAGGGCGGCAGCGCCACCGATGCCGCGCTGGCCGTGCTGGTGGCCTTAAGCGTGGTCGAACCGCAATCGAGCGGGATTGGCGGCGGCGGCTTCCTGGTTCGCAGCGACGCTAACGGCAATGTTACCACCTATGACGGGCGCGAAATGGCGCCATCGGCGGCGGGTCCCAACTGGTTCCTTGGCCCCGACGGCCAACCCATGGGCTTTCGCAGCGTGGTGCCGGGCGGGCGCAGCGTCGGCGTGCCGGGCAACATCGCATTGATGAAGCTGGCGCATGACAAGCATGGCAAGCTGGCCTGGCACGAGCTGTTCCAGCCCGCCATCCGCCTGGCGCGCGGGGGCTTTCCGATGACGCGGCGACTGCGGAACACGCTCGAATCGCGCAAGGACGTGGCGGCGCTGCTGACCAGCGGGCGCGACATCTATTATGATGCATCGGGCGAGCCGCTGGCCGAGGGCGCGATGATCCGCAATCCGGCCAAGGCCGATATGCTGGAGCGCATTGCCGCGCTGGGACCGGAGGCCTTCTATAGCGGCCAGAATGCCGAGGCGATTGCGACGACGGTCAATTATACCAAGACCGCGCCCGCGCCGCTGACGGCGGAGGATGTGGGCCGCTATGTCGCCAAGGAGCGCGCGCCCGTGTGCGGCGGCTATCGCGGATACAAGATCTGTTCGATGGGCCCGCCTTCATCGGGCGCGACCACGGTGCTGCAGATCGTGAAGCTGCTCGAGCCATTCGACATGAAGGGCATGGGCAAGGATGATCCCAGGAGCTGGCATTTGATCGCCGAGGCGAGCCGCCTCGCTTATGCCGATCGGGGCCAATATCTGGGTGACGGCGATTTCGTTTCGGTGCCTGTCGCCGGCCTGGTCGATGACGCCTATCTGCGCGAGCGCGCGGCAAGGATCAGGCTCGATAGCGTGATGGGCGATGTGACGCATGGCACGCCGCCCGGCGCGCTGGCCATCATGGCTTCGGGCATGGAACCTGACGAGAATGGGACCAGCCATTTTGCCGTCGCGGACGGCGCGGGCAATGTCGTTTCGCTGACCTCGACCATCGAAAGCGCCTTCGGATCGGGGCTGATCGTCAATGGCTATTATCTCAATAACGAGCTGACCGATTTCAGCTTCCGCCCCACTGGCGACGATGGGCGCCCGGTCGCCAACGCCGTGGCGGCAGGCAAGCGCCCGCGCAGTTCGATGAGCCCCGCCATCGTCTTTGACCCCAAGGGCCGGCCGGTGTTGGCGGTCGGCGCTGCAGGCGGCAGCACCATCATCACCCAGACCGCCAAGAATATCATCGCCTTCATCGACTGGGATCTGTCGGCGCAGCAGGCGATCGATCTTCGCAATATCTATTCGCCGGGCAACACCATCCAGCTGGAAGAGGGCGATGGATCCGAAGCGCTCGCGACCGCGTTGCGGGCGATGGGGCATCAGGTTGACGTTATCCGTCCGCGCTTCAAGGCCAATGCGGTGGAGAAAGTGAATGGACGCTGGGTCGCGGCGACAGACCCGCGCACGCAAAAGGATGTGAGCCCATGA